One Cucurbita pepo subsp. pepo cultivar mu-cu-16 chromosome LG09, ASM280686v2, whole genome shotgun sequence DNA window includes the following coding sequences:
- the LOC111802327 gene encoding amino acid transporter AVT1I-like isoform X1, with product MESQMLRNEGTTFFRTCLNAINVLSGVGLISIPFALSQGGWTSLIALFILAIICYFMGILLHRCMEVKPQIKTYPDIGALAFGKMGRVIVSIFVYLELYLFAVDLLILGGDSLEKLFPNWGLKVGALRVDGRKTYMMLTALLILPTTWVKSFGALAYVSFGGLLASIVLVGCVVWAGVADHVGFQQRGVVFRLRGFPTAISLYTFCYCAHVVFPTLRSSMTKKAHFPKVLLVSFSLSTLTYGLMAILGYLMYGQTVETQITLSLPQHKINTKIAIFTTLIYPLSKYASIIYPIAQAIEDASPLCATRLMSIIIRTLLLLTTVVVAIAVPFFAYVMAFIGAFTGVATTILIPCICYLKINEGWRKFGWELIVIVLIIVVGVSVGLVGTYSSVKELVKRLR from the exons ATGGAGAGCCAAATGTTGAGGAATGAAGGCACCACTTTCTTTCGAACATGCCTCAATGCAATTAATGTATTATCTG GTGTGGGATTGATATCAATACCTTTCGCCCTTTCACAAGGAGGTTGGACCAGCTTAATAGCTCTCTTCATTCTCGCTATCATATGCTATTTCATGGGTATACTTCTCCATCGATGCATGGAGGTAAAGCCCCAAATCAAAACATACCCCGACATTGGAGCATTAGCCTTTGGAAAAATGGGAAGAGTAATAGTTTCAATCTTTGTTTATCTCGaattatatttgtttgctGTTGATTTGTTGATATTAGGAGGAGATAGTTTAGAGAAGCTTTTTCCAAATTGGGGTTTGAAAGTTGGGGCTTTGAGAGTTGATGGAAGGAAGACATATATGATGCTTACGGCGTTGCTTATATTGCCAACCACATGGGTTAAGAGCTTTGGAGCTTTGGCTTATGTTTCTTTTGGTGGGCTGTTGGCTTCGATTGTTCTTGTTGGCTGTGTGGTGTGGGCGGGTGTAGCTGACCATGTTGGGTTCCAACAAAGAGGTGTTGTTTTTAGATTGCGAGGGTTTCCCACTGCCATTAGCTTATACACGTTTTGTTATTGTGCTCATGTTGTTTTCCCAACTCTTCGATCTTCCATGACGAAGAAAGCCCAttttccaaag GTTCTATTGGTTTCCTTCTCATTAAGCACATTAACCTATGGTTTGATGGCAATTTTGGGGTATCTAATGTATGGACAAACCGTGGAGACACAAATAACCTTAAGCCTTCCCCAACACAAAATCAATACCAAAATAGCAATCTTTACCACTCTCATCTATCCTCTTTCAAAATATGCTTCCATAATATACCCGATTGCCCAAGCCATTGAAGATGCATCTCCCCTATGTGCCACCCGCTTGATGTCAATTATCATAAGAACGCTACTCCTTCTCACCACAGTCGTTGTTGCCATCGCAGTTCCTTTCTTTGCTTATGTGATGGCCTTCATTGGTGCATTTACAGGCGTTGCCACCACCATTCTGATCCCATGCATTTGCTACCTCAAGATTAACGAAGGTTGGCGCAAATTTGGGTGGGAATTAATTGTAATTGTATTGATTATAGTGGTGGGGGTGTCTGTTGGGCTTGTGGGTACCTATTCTTCTGTAAAAGAACTCGTGAAACGTTTACGATGA
- the LOC111802327 gene encoding amino acid transporter AVT1I-like isoform X2 — translation MKAPLSFEHASMQLMCGIDINTFRPFTRRLDQLNSSLHSRYHMLFHGYTSPSMHGGGDSLEKLFPNWGLKVGALRVDGRKTYMMLTALLILPTTWVKSFGALAYVSFGGLLASIVLVGCVVWAGVADHVGFQQRGVVFRLRGFPTAISLYTFCYCAHVVFPTLRSSMTKKAHFPKVLLVSFSLSTLTYGLMAILGYLMYGQTVETQITLSLPQHKINTKIAIFTTLIYPLSKYASIIYPIAQAIEDASPLCATRLMSIIIRTLLLLTTVVVAIAVPFFAYVMAFIGAFTGVATTILIPCICYLKINEGWRKFGWELIVIVLIIVVGVSVGLVGTYSSVKELVKRLR, via the exons ATGAAGGCACCACTTTCTTTCGAACATGCCTCAATGCAATTAAT GTGTGGGATTGATATCAATACCTTTCGCCCTTTCACAAGGAGGTTGGACCAGCTTAATAGCTCTCTTCATTCTCGCTATCATATGCTATTTCATGGGTATACTTCTCCATCGATGCATGGAG GAGGAGATAGTTTAGAGAAGCTTTTTCCAAATTGGGGTTTGAAAGTTGGGGCTTTGAGAGTTGATGGAAGGAAGACATATATGATGCTTACGGCGTTGCTTATATTGCCAACCACATGGGTTAAGAGCTTTGGAGCTTTGGCTTATGTTTCTTTTGGTGGGCTGTTGGCTTCGATTGTTCTTGTTGGCTGTGTGGTGTGGGCGGGTGTAGCTGACCATGTTGGGTTCCAACAAAGAGGTGTTGTTTTTAGATTGCGAGGGTTTCCCACTGCCATTAGCTTATACACGTTTTGTTATTGTGCTCATGTTGTTTTCCCAACTCTTCGATCTTCCATGACGAAGAAAGCCCAttttccaaag GTTCTATTGGTTTCCTTCTCATTAAGCACATTAACCTATGGTTTGATGGCAATTTTGGGGTATCTAATGTATGGACAAACCGTGGAGACACAAATAACCTTAAGCCTTCCCCAACACAAAATCAATACCAAAATAGCAATCTTTACCACTCTCATCTATCCTCTTTCAAAATATGCTTCCATAATATACCCGATTGCCCAAGCCATTGAAGATGCATCTCCCCTATGTGCCACCCGCTTGATGTCAATTATCATAAGAACGCTACTCCTTCTCACCACAGTCGTTGTTGCCATCGCAGTTCCTTTCTTTGCTTATGTGATGGCCTTCATTGGTGCATTTACAGGCGTTGCCACCACCATTCTGATCCCATGCATTTGCTACCTCAAGATTAACGAAGGTTGGCGCAAATTTGGGTGGGAATTAATTGTAATTGTATTGATTATAGTGGTGGGGGTGTCTGTTGGGCTTGTGGGTACCTATTCTTCTGTAAAAGAACTCGTGAAACGTTTACGATGA